The Chroicocephalus ridibundus chromosome 4, bChrRid1.1, whole genome shotgun sequence genome contains the following window.
taattgTTGAGCTAGGGTAATTATTTGCAGCTAAAACTAAAAATATCcctgtcattttgtttttttcctgaacaaaagtttttattcttttcctattACAATTGTTTCaattaattacttaatttaaTGGCCGTACAAGCGAATACCTCAGGCGGTTGTATTCTGAAGGGAGTTCTGTTGTATTTGAAGCGAGGTCTCTTGTAATTTTCTGAGGCTACAAGGCAGAGTTGGGGGTGAATTCTTATTTGGATGGGGAATGGTGTCGGTGTTTCCTGCAATACCTTTCTCCCTCCGTGCCGCTCTCTTCTGCCTGTGTTCTGTCGGCTGTGGTTCCCAGGGTAACTTATCCCTGGCTCGATGCATTTTTCCATCAGGCAGAGGGGCTTTTTAAGGAGATTAAATTTCTCTGTGTAATGGACTTCCTGCGTGTAAGCCAGACTTCACCTTTGGAGAGTTTTAACGCTGTCATAACAATGCATGAAGAGGCTAATTTTCTTCGTGTTACTGATTTTTATACACCTATCCACAGCTGTGGAAACCAGACCCTTCATTTAGCTCACTGAAAACCGAATGAGGGCAGATGGGCCTGGGGCTAACGCAGTTTGTCCAGTCCTTTGCAATTCACACCGTCCATTGCTGCAGTTAAATTTCCTGAGCCCCCATAGATAAGCTGTTAAAACTTTTCCCGTGCAGAGCATGTGCTAAATTTTGCAGTGTAGCTCGCCGTGCACCAGCTTTCCTGCATAGAAATATCCCGAAACGAATTGAACCCATTTCACCTGTTTTTATGAGCTTGTGCAAGGAGGGTGTGAAGGGAAAGGTCGCTGCGTCTGGCTGGGACTCACTTCTAGTTCTGACAAACACCAGCCCGCGTCCCCAAGAAATGAACGGTGAGTTTGTCACCATGCAGCGTGGTTCTGCGTTCTCCTGGGGCACTCTGTGTGTCCCCAGAGCGTTGGCAGACttagttttaatttttgaatAACACCTGTAGCTAATGGGCAAAATTGACTTGCCGGTTAACAGGTGGTGCTGTGAACTGGTGGTGCTGAGCCTAGAGGAGGAGGGAGCACGTGGAAGCCCCCGGCACCTCTTTCGCCTTCTCGCCATCTTGGACGCAACGCTCTGTGTgctcacgtgtgtgtgtgtgcgcgcgcgggCGCGTAGGTAAAGCAAAGCACGGCGAAGCCTCAGACTTGCCGCCTcctgcctggggccaggctgcGGTGCCCGTGGGCGGCAGGAAGGGGCAGTCGCCTCTGCCAGTGACATCTCTGCTGCCCGCTCTGCGCTGTGCTGTGTGTCCCGCCTTCTCACGAGACGGAGATTTTATTGACAGGCTCCAGAGCTGGCtttaggaagatttttatttaaagcataaaattTGTGCTTCCATTTTTAGAAATCAATACAAGAAGAGTTtagatgttttcctttgcttaGCCTACATCCTCCAGCTATGCTGCTGTTTATGTATCATGTTAATTGGAATTACGCTGTAGCTGCAAATGGCCAGAGACAGGAGCCTGGGCTTGGTTTAGTGAATTTTAGTACTGGAATGTGCCGAATTGGCTGAGCCCCGTCAGCGGAGCTGCTCCGGTGAGGATCTGGATGAACCCCAATGATGACGATGACGAGCAGAAGCTTCAGCCTCCAGCGAGTCCGTGTCCTCCCAGCGAGGCTGTTGGTGACGGCGCTGGTAGGTTTGTGCCGTGGGCACATCAGCTGGAAGCATCATCAGAGACCCCAGAGCAGCATCCATGCGACCCGGTACTGACCATCGCTGCCAGCACAGGCTGGTCCAAGAACAAGACCTGGTGGCACGCAAGGCTACGAGCCACCGAGCCCGGCATGAGCTGACCCAGGGTGGCCTATGGCTGGGCTTTGCTGTCCACTCCTTACGCGTGGTCAGTCACTTGGCTGGTGGCCGCGTTGCTGCCGAGCCCTTTCCAGGCGCGGAAGCTGAAGAAGGTGCTCACCCCGTAGGCGATCATCGTGAGGCAGGCGAAGAACTGGAAGAGGAGCACACCCCATGTATGAGCGCGGtggccaccccagccccgcggccctcATCTTCCCATTGCTACTTACAGATGCCGCAGCTCTCCGGTTGTAATCCCACTGCCGCCAGGACGTAGGCTGGACGGCGGCCGCACATGTTACGAAGGCGGTGATGTACAGGACAGTGGCTGTAGCGTTGAAGATCATCAGCTGGGGAAGGCAAAGAGGAGGTCGTGAGGTCTGGGCTCAGGCTTGTATGTGCTGGGATGAGCAAAAGGCTCAGTTTCCcgttcctccctcttccccaggaaAACCAGAGAAGGGTCCAGCCCCTTGAACTGGGACCAAACCTCAGGCTGACATCTCATTAAATGCACCCCAGGTTGTGCTGAGAGGTTTCACACCATGACTGCAGCAGTGACGTGGTGGCTGTTACTTTCTGGATTGATACAGGGCTccttgttttgaaaaatttctaAGCAATTGAGGGGCAGAATGAAACAATGTCATTGTGCAGAGTGCAGGGGACTTTGTTCCATCAGCCCAGGAGAGCCTGAAGCCCTGGTACTCTCGGACCATCTCCCCAGGATGTTTCCCACTCGGTTTCCCCCCCTCACTCCGTCTTGGCTACGTACCACGAGGGGCCAGGGGATCATATAGAACTTCAGCGGAAGTTGCAGGAGGTAAGTCACGAAGAAAAGGACTGTTAATATCCAGAAGAAGATGGACACGAACATCACCCATCCATATGCCGCGTGGAGGTGGTACGTTGTGTCGGCAATGAGTGCCCACACCAGTAAGCCGAGCACCTGCGGGGTGAAATGGGGAAGTGTTCAGGTGGTGGTTCCTGCAGGTGGAAAGCTGAGCATGGTCCAGGAGCCCGCGCTCACCAGCACCTACGGTCGTTGGGTCGCCCTGGCTCCAGCAAAGCGGGGACATGCGAGAGccacagagcagggctgggccCTGGGGACAGCTCAGGACggggagcccccccgggaccctcgtTGCTCAGGGATGGGTACAAACCCAGGAGCTGGTACAGGGATGTCCTGCAAGGCAGGATGGGTGAAACATGGGCATCCTCATCACCAAAGGTCCCTTCTCAACCAAGAAACCGCCATGCCCAGAGCCACTCTGTGCAGGTGCTGGCTCAGCTTTAGGGACATCTCGTGGGCTGGATGAGAGCTGGACATGGGGGCTGCTTGGGGCCCCAGCTCAGCCTTGACCTCTCCCAGGTGCAGcatcatttagaaaagaaaaaagcaagcttctCAGCTTCCCTCCGCTGTTTGGTCAGGTCTGGTCTGGTCTGGTTTATACCTCCTGTATGTACACCTTCCAGGGCTCACCTTTCCCCGTTAAGCAGGTTTAACTGCATAGCAGTTACAGCACCCTGTGCCTGCAGAGCGACCCACAAAAAAACAGGTAGGTGAGTCTGTTCCTGGGTCTGCTCAAGGACAAATAAGCAGAACTGGGGCAGGGCCgttttctcccctccccgcagcccccggcacagccgcAGGGCAGAGGCGGTGGCAGGGAGCAGATgcctggcaggcagggatggaagAGCCCAGCCTGGGTGGCGTtgcatttattcttatttttttctctttcccctgtgCTGTGTCCGCCCCTGATCTCTGGACCCTGGAGGAGATGCAGCCCTGCTTCGCCCGcagccatggggatggggagcagctgcCTTCAccatcccctccccggggagctccCTGGAGCAGCAAGTTTATGGGTGTATTTTTACTTAGAAATGCCCTAACCCACGATGGAGCAAGCAGAGGCTGAGACACCGGCACATAGCGACGGCGCCTGGAAACACAAAGGCTGTTGCGAAGCACATGGTGCTTTCTGTGATTTGCCCTGTTCGTTCCGCAGCCTCAACCACAGCCCGTGCCCCGAGAGACAGAGCCGGGGCTCCGGCAgctgggggagggctggggagctcTGCTTCACCGTCCTTCATCACCTCCTGGCTGGACCAGAGCGAAGTCGGGAGCCTTCCTGCCGCTTCCTTCCGCttgagcgtggtgagacactggcccaggttggccagagagctggtggaggccccatccctggagacattcaaggccaggctggatgaggctctgagcaacctgatctagttgaagatgttcctgctcactgcaggggggttggaatagatggcctttagaggtcccttccaacacaacccattctgtgattctgtgattcctgggGAGCAAGGATGCTCCAGCCCTGCACCCTCCACATTTCCCATCACAAGCGAATGCCCCAGGAAGACGCCCATGGCAAGGCTGGGGTGAGAACATGTCCCAGATGCAGCAATGGTGCATTCTGGTTCCCAGCTGGGGTTGGGATCTCTTTGGGCAGAGCCAGGTGAAGCCCCCAGCACCACCCGGCTCCTGCACTCACCTCCGCTTTGGCAGGGAACCAGCGGAGTCGTCGCCCACCAGTGGGGAGAAGGGCTCTTTGGAAAAGCCGCTCTGCCCCTGCGTAAGCGGCATTGCTCATTGTCACTGAAGAAACACAACGGCCTTTGTCCTGCCCGAGTACAACGCCCTGGTGCTCGGCTGCCCCGACAATGCCGCCTTGTCTCTCACATCCATTCCTAACACTCGTGATCGCAAAATATGTATTGGGAAGAAACATGTATAGGAAAAATCCTGGTGTGCTGCAGGAGCGGGTGGCAGCATGTGCGAGCTGCCCTGCTCCGGCGGCTggggggagaaaagcaggagcCATTCGGAGAGAGGtttgggggggcagcagggctcagCGGACGGGAGCTGGGCGAGCGAGTTTAATGGGACGGCCCCAGCAATGGGCTGGAGAGGTGTGACCAGGTGTGGGTTTGAAGGGTCCCTTCTGCTGATCTTGGCTCCATCTCTCTTTTCTCATCTTCCTGCAAGACACCCCCTGGCAGTGTCCTTCCCCGAGCCTTCCCTGAGCGTCTGCTCTGTGTCACAACCAGCGCAGCCATGCCCAGGGGTCGAAAACTGGAGCAGGGAGCCAGCTGTTTATGAAGGTATTATTAGATGTAAGgaagttctttacgctgagggtggtgaggtgctggcccaggttgcccagagaggtggtggaggccccatccctggagacattcaaggccaggctggatgaggctctgagcaacctgatctagttgaagatgtcccctaTCATTGCAGGGTGggtggactaggtggcctttgaaggtcctttccaacccaaactactctgtGACTTTGTGATTCTATGTTTCATGGCAGCTGCTCAGGGCAtgtcccgctgccgccccccaCAGCCACTGCCTGGGGGAGAGGGGACGAGCAAACAGGCTCCCTCCCCGGCAGCAGGGCAGCACCTGGGGCAGACATGGGGGGAGGTCACACGTGGCCCCGCACGCAGCCGAACTCCCACCCCTACCCACACACTTTGCACTGGACGCCCCAGCTCCCacgggagagcagcagcaggagttcaTTCTGCGGTCGCCCCCGACGCTGAAGCAAAGGAGTAGGCGATGCCGCTGCCTGGTTTTAATGGCGCAAAGACCCTGGGGCTTGTCTGAGAGCGGCCGCCAAAGCCTGGCTGCCGGGGAGGACACCCTGGAGGGCTGAGTCCTGCGGGCGGCACCCCTGGAGCAGCCCCGACACACCTCAGTCGGGGCCACCATGCTTCATAcagccccccctccaccccggaCCCTGCCAGGATGGGAccccctggctcctgccctgTGGGGATGCCTATGAGGatcggcccacacctggcgctgGCATCGAGCTGGGTATCAACCGGGAAAGGGCGTGAGGAGAAGCAGCCAAACGTTCCTCTGGcttcagagagggaaggaggagagaagcgggggggctgcgggatgTCTAATGAGGTTTAGAGGTTAATTGGGGATGGAGAGcaaggatggggcagggatggcagCCTAAGGGAAACCGAGCCGTTTCCAGCCAGGGCGAGAAGAGAAGCGTTAGGGTGGGTGATGCGCTGTGGGATGGCCGCCCCCCACCCGAGACACCCCGCCCCGGTGCCCCTTCCTCGCTACTCACGGCCTGGGCGACCATCAGCCCCCCGAGCGGCGAGCGGAGGAAGGCGCCGTCCAGAGCGGGCAGGGCGGCGTAGGGGCCCGGGGAACCGCTGCGGGTCCGCGGGGCGCCGGGCAGCCCCGCCATAccgcgggcaccggcaccggggcggccccgggacgccgcccgcccctccccgggcggggccggccccgccacctcccccggccgtcgccagtggggctgcggggggccgggccgggctgacCCCCCGCGAATgccccagcatccccacagcGGGGAGATGCCGCGGTCCCTCCCTCCCGCGCCGCCCCGTCCCCTCCGTACCGGGGTCCCAGCACCGGGCCCGGCGCCCCGGgatcccccgccgcccccggctctgctctgcccGGGGCATCCCCAGTGCCCCGAGCCGCTCCCGCTCAGCTCCGTGTCCGCCAGCGCCCGGGGCCGCCTTCTGGTCCCCGAGCGTGTCCCGGCgcctggggctgttcctccccagggccagggcatGTCACCTTGTTGAACCACAGAGCGGTTTGGGTTGGGAGGCACCTTCAAAGGCCGCCTCGTCCAGCCCCccgcaacgagcagggacatcttcaactagagcaggttgctcagagccccgtccagcccgatctggaatgtctccagggatggggcatctcccacctctctggacaacctgggccagcgtctcaccaacCTCAACTTCAGCAGGTTCccgtcagcccatttctccagcctgtccaggcccctccggatggcagcacaaccctctggagCACCAGACACTCCTCCCACTTCGGTACCATCTGCCAGCCTGCTGATGGGTGCCCCATCACCTGGAtcgttaatgaagatgttaaatggGACTGGACCCAGTATGGCACCCCCAGCGCTGGTGAGTGGGCTCCAGCTAGGCTTCATGACTGGATACCAGCAGCCTGTCTAGCGGGATCTGATTGGAGACGATGTCCAAGGCTGCGCAGAAGCCCAGGTAGACAAtatctgctgctctcccctcctctgccagtCCCATCAGCGAGCTGggctcctcctcctggctgctccTGGTGACCTTCACCTGCCTGGGGATGGATCCCGGGGGGTTCCACCGCCCACCACCTTCCCGGGGGTGGGACGAGGCTGACCGCCCGGTCGCTGGGAGGTGACACCCGCCGTCCCCCACtcacctgccccctccccccacgACTGCCCCGGCACCACGGCGAAGGCTGGCCTGAGGAAGTGCCAGCGCGGAGAACGGGCACGACGGGTCAGGATGGCCGAGCGGTCTAAGGCGCTGCGTTCAGGTCGCAGTCTCCCCTGGAGGCGTGGGTTCGAATCCCACTTCTGACAGTTCCCTTTTGCCCCGCCCAACGGCAGCTTTTTCCGCCTGGAGGGGGcgattaaagaaaaaattaaaccGCGACGCAATTAAACTCGATTAGCTTTAATTGAGGGTAAAAGGCAGTTCTCCCCGCAAAAAAAAACTATTGCGAGTTGTCAGAAGTGGGATTCGAACCCACGCCTCCAGGGGAGACTGCGACCTGAACGCAGCGCCTTAGACCGCTCGGCCATCCTGACAGCGCTGTGGGCTTCTCGGCCCCGCGGTACACGAGCGTACGCTGTAGCGGCTCCCGCCCCAAGTGGCCCCGGCCAGGCCGGAGGGGGTCGGCCGCGCCGGTTGGGCTCCCCCGTCCCCTTCTCCGAGGTTCGGTGGGCGCCGGGGACCTGCACCTTcctcccgccgggccgggggtgAGGGACCGGCGGCCCCGCTGTGCGCAGGTGTTTGGCCTGACGCTGTCTGTGCCTTCGGGGCTTGTGGC
Protein-coding sequences here:
- the PLLP gene encoding plasmolipin — encoded protein: MAGLPGAPRTRSGSPGPYAALPALDGAFLRSPLGGLMVAQAVLGLLVWALIADTTYHLHAAYGWVMFVSIFFWILTVLFFVTYLLQLPLKFYMIPWPLVLMIFNATATVLYITAFVTCAAAVQPTSWRQWDYNRRAAASFFACLTMIAYGVSTFFSFRAWKGLGSNAATSQVTDHA